From Plasmodium coatneyi strain Hackeri chromosome 7, complete sequence:
TATGAGTTCATTTACGTGCCATTTCTGCGATTACTCATGAGCCTACATGCACGTCGGGCGAGTCGCATTCTCCCCGATGCGCGTAGACCCATGCACATACCTACACACAaacacgcacacacatacgCATATAAACGCGCAACTCTAAGTGAACACtaattggtaaaaaaaaaaaaaataaaataatataaagagggggagggggaaatggtgaaggtgaaaagggggaaagtgaaagttacaaaaaatacaacaacaTATGCTGGTGCTACAATTGTTACTAGCACAAAtgttattacatttttaggCAGTACaacgaaaacaaaaacatAAGAGagtcattttctttttttcttttctttccttatgggTGGAAAcacgtatgtacatgtacattcacatacatacgtacatacgcGCATGTGTTAATTAAAGGTGAAGgggtatataaaaaaaagaaaaaaaaaaaaggggtgcaAAATGAAACGATGTTTGCTTAAGAGTACATGTGCTGAATTCTGTTTGGACGAATATAGATAGAGGTACGCATGGGTAACGTTGTTTGGCAGTACACACAAGCGCACTTCTGCCGTTCACACGTACAAATACAAACGCGCAGTACACACGCGGGAAGTACCATATTTGCACCAGCCAATATGCCAATTCAGCTGCGGCGGGGAAATAGCTGCAACTTCCAATCTTATTAATTACAAAAGGAgataaatggaaaagacCAAAAGTTGGAAAATACACGCGCAACTGATGCTGTTCAGCATGTTTCTGTCTTCGCTTGTTTATGGGTGTCTAAATGGATAACCGTAATTAAAGGGTTTACTTCTGCACGGACAACtccgtaattttttttttttttttttttttttttttattctgttgcGTGGGGAGGGTAAAAAAGGGGTCCCCATCATAGGGGTGTCTGTCTCTCTCCCCCGCTGGTCTTCCCCTCCGAAGTGACCCACAAGAAACTCAATTTTTGAGCACGTTCTTCTCATGGGTGAGGTCCTTTATCTTCTCCCAGGTGAACGAATTATCACTCCTTCCAAAGTGACCATAGGCAGACgtattggaaaaaatgggttcCTTTAACTTTAACTCCTCTATGATGAATCCAGGTCTCAAGTCAAAGTTGCGTAAAATAATTTGCTCCAAGTCGTAGTCAGTGTATCCTGTGCTGGCTGTTCCATACGAATTGACATTCAGCGAAATAGGGTTAGCAATACCAATGGAGTAGGATGCCTGTACTAGGACCCTCCTACAGAATTTATTTGCAACCAAGGACTTTGCAATATAACGTAAGTAATATGCAGCTGAGCGATCCACTTTGGATGGGTCCTTTCCAGAGAAGGCACCGCCTCCATGAGCACCCCAACCGCCATACGTATcacaaataattttccttccagttAACCCTGCATCTGCTGCTGGTCCTCCAAGTACGAATTTCCCTGATGGGTTCAAATAGTATAGAGTTTCCTCATCGAGCATCTTCTCAGGAATGACATATTTCACTACATTCTCTATCAGGTCAGACTTCAATTGCtcatattttacattttctgcaTGCTGTGTGGAAATCAGAATAGTATGTACACGTAACGGTTCCATGTGTCCACCAAAgtttcctttattcttatACTCTATTGTTATTTGTGTCTTTCCATCTGGTCCTAAATAGGGAAGGATACCTAACTTCCTCACTTCTGTTAATCGTTTTCCTAATAACGTAGCGTAGTGATGAGTCAATGGCATATAATTTTCTGCTTCATCAGTTGCATAGCCAAACATAATTCCTTGATCTCCAGCACCTATCAATTCTGGCTTCTTATTTTCGTGTACACATTGAGCAATATCGGGGGATTGTTCAtcgatatatatttttatgtctgCTGTTTTGTAGTCTAGTCCTTTGCTTTCATCGTCATATCCTATGTGCTTTAAAACGTCTCTCGCTACCTTGTCATAATCAACTCTAGCTTTGGTTGTTATTTCTccaagaataaaaatgaagttttTCTTCGCGCATACTTCGCAGGCTACTTTGCTCTCTGGGTCTTCCCTCAGGCAGGCATCTAAAATGGCGTCCGAAATTTGGTCGCAGACTTTGTCTGGGTGTCCCTCATTCACCGACTCGGACGTGAACAGGAAGTTTCCCCGCTTAATTTTGAGGTGATTCATTTTGCTGAAGTGGTAAGCGGTCGTTTGCAGGTTAACGCTGCTTATGGATGATGAAGGCTGCTTGTTGATACTAAAAACAGCTTATTGATGCTCGTAGGGATCGCTCTAACGTGCGTGCGCGCCTATGTTGGAACACGTGCCCAATGACAATAGGTGGAAGGATTCCGGTAACCCAGATAAGGGAGCCTTTCTCAATGCaacacaaaagggaaaaagcaaagtgggagtaaaaaaaacaaaaaaaaaatccacagATCGCAAACAAATTGATGCTCAAATGTACAAACTGTTGTGCGTAATAACTACTCGTacgctgaaaaaaaaaagcgaaaaaaaaatttcccttctCGTTCGGAAGGAGAGAACTGCTGATCTGCTTGTTTCGGCTCGTTCGTTTTCCTAATAAggatttttccttatttggTTGTGCCGTAAAAatcttgtattttttcttttttttttctcgtgcgtataaaatttgtacacGTACTTATGGCTACATAAATGCATACGCAAGGGAGCGACCTCTacgttttaattttaattctttcgAACATATGGGGTTGGTTCGTTTGTTTGCTTGTTCGTTAGCTTGTTTATTAGCTTCTTGCTTCGCTTCGCTTTTcgctctttttatttccgcAATGCCCACAACAATCATACGTTGCCGCtcgaaaatgggaaaataaaaaactgcAGGAAGTGACAGAAATATCGCCTAAgcgtttggaaaaaatggaacgcTGAAACGATGAAAACGATGAAACGATGAAACGATAAAAACGATGTATTGATAACACGATGGAACAATCGCCTAAACGACTGATGGCATAATCGAATGCTGGAACAATGGAAGATGTTTTGCAAAACAATgcgtgaaaaaaacaatttggtgaattaaatttttacGCGTTTAGCATTTCTCCTGGAGTTTTGCGAACATATAAAAGTTTGTGcgctctttttatttttttttatattatttttttatattatttttttatattttttttatatttttcctttatttttttattttactttttgccGTGAACGGGAACCGACGTTATATGCGGCacaaggaaaagaagtgCTATGAGaaaatttgcatttttttccccacccaCTCTGCATGCGCAATTTACAAAGTGGATTTAATATAGCACGTTTGGATGTActtttgtgtgttttttttttttttttctatgggTATTTCGTTTGGTATGATCCGCCGTTCGTTCGAATGACCAGTCCAGTGGTCAGTTGAGCGGTTATCTCCATGTGGGTCATTACACCTCGGGGCTGATCTGAGTGGCCGACCCGTTGGCCCAATTcgcctttttgctttttacGGTTTTTCCCCTCAGAGGatgcgcattttttcccGCTAAGCGGCTACTGGCTGGTGAGGGGAAGTTATCACACGCAGGGCTGCAGGACAGGAAAGTGTTAAAGGTGCGGAAAAGAATGCTCGGTCTGTCATATCTACGCGCAACACGCAGACGGTTCAACCACGGGGAATTCACGAATGGTGAGGGCACCCTCCATATTTTCCACTACATTTTCTCACCTCCCGGCAGCGGTATGCAGTATCCAGCTTAGAATTAAGGGTACAATATAGGGTCTCCTTTACAAGGACAAGTGTCAAGTGGGATGCGTATACGCAGGTGCTGCTGGGGTGACGCATGGTGAATCATTGTTCGCAGAGCGTATATACGTAAGTAGCGTAGTAGTGAATAGGAGGGCGAGTCTAACGGTGCAAGTGGAAGGGAAATGATGAGAATTCCCATACCTGCGGTGGGGAATACCTTCGTATATACACCTTTGTCCCTTCAAAGTACATTTGCTCTGCAAATCCCCCCTGTTCCGTGTGCAAACGCCCCAAAAAATTGGGACGCGCAAGGGGAATCGCTTTTCCTTGGGGGTTCTCCCTTAAGGCGCTTAGATGAGGATCACAAGGAGAGCGACCAAGGAGGGGGGAGGGCAACCAATTCTATCGTATCACCGCTAGTGCGCGCCGACAGGTACGCCCCTTTAGGAgattccccttttgcacCCCCATTTATCTGTTTTCAGTTTTTCTTCCCGCGCGCCAGATGTGTTGAGTTTTAGGGAGGTAAATTCCATTGTCCATATGCGTGTGGCGATTTACATCCGTTATATACGCTACGTTCTAACCACACAGGGAGGGCCAGACCCCCGCAccctatgtatatatatcccCCTTATGTTGTGTCAAAATGTAAGGTGAACGTGTTCGCTCTACCTTCACTGCACGGAGCAGGGGAAGAAAGTGAGGCCTTCCCAAAATGACAAACGTTGGGAACGCAAACATGTCGGTCATTATGCAGCGGTTATCGTAACGCCCTTTTTACAGCTTACTTCTTTGCGcataacttaaaaaaaaaaaaaaactttttcgAATTTATCTTAAGTTCGCTAAGTTTGCAGCATCTTGTAAATCGTACGTGTGAAAACGGgttgagaaaataaaaaaaaggaaaaaagaaaaaaagaaaagagaaaaaactcatgtaaaaaaaaacaaatttgcgAAATTGCAAAGGGTGGGAAAGAGGTTACTTCCGATTTAGACCAGTTGGATTTacttatcctttttttccatttcgtcaAACAGTTTTTCGCACAGGGAGAGGGCtatggggaaggaaaaaattaagacaCGCAAATTAATGTCCAAATGGGCACATGAGCAAACGATAAAATGCGTGAACAGACAAATGAACAGACAAGCAACCACAGAACGAAACATATCAAAACGATCACCGATTAACACATGCGACATACGTTtagtcgttttttttttttttttgtttcctgcGCTTGCATCCCAGGGGAAGGTTCGCCTTGCGTTGGGTCgtatttccccatttctCACTTACTTggatatttaaatttttccaacttATAGTCTTCGTTATTTTTGATGGACTTTTTTACAAACTCCAGTACGTGCATGTCGAAGGCGTTTAGCAGGTCCTgttccaaaagggggggaaaaaaaagagcgtaATGTAACAGTTTGaatgtgtacaaaaatggGCGTCCAGACACCCTCTGggagaacaaaatgggaaaattaaatgaaaaaataatttgttctgctattcttttttttttttttacatccgATAGTTCCAGGTTGACGTCCATGTTTATGGTGCTCATGTTCCTTTTCCAGCTGCGAGATGGGCGACGTGGAGAAATGTATGCAAGTTTGTCCATGTAAACAAGTGTATGCAAGATTGTCGGTGTGAATAAGCGTGTGCAAGTTTGTCAACGTGTAGAAGTTCGTGCAAACTTACAGGAATGGCAACAAATTGCTGAAGGATATTTGATCTTTGGATGAGCCGTTGCCAATGTAGGCGTTGCTTAACGGGCGCTTGTTTCTGCAAATTTTAATCATctgcgggggaaaaaaaaaaaaaaaaaaaaaaaaaatatttcttaaCCGCTCCACTTTCAGTTAAAGCAAACGCGGAAAAAACGCTAAAAATAGTTTTGTTACCTGTCCGGAGAATATCTGAGTATTTTCCACCCACGTTTTATATCTGTTCTTCACTTCCTCTGGCATTCCTTCAAACTGTTATTGatgagggggaaataaaaacatgTGGAGGCACTCACATAAGCGGACAATTAGTTTTGTATATCCTCAAAAAATACATGCACTGTCATATTACCTTATCTCGAGGGGGCTCCGCCTGCGCGCTGCCGCCTCCTCCGGCCATTTGATTTTGCACACAATTTAAAATGTTCGAAAAGTTCATGCTAGGCATTGGGGGGGGGGTATTGTTCACGACAGGGGTTTTCCTAATGTCCGTGACGGGGGAGTTATCCGTCCTGCTGCTTGCTGTGTTTTTTATGTCACCGCTTTGTGGTACTATTTGTTGTGTTGCCTTTTCGCCCTGTGGAGTAGTATGCTTATCGGttggtttttccttctgagGGATGCTGCTAGGAAGGATGCCTTCCCCCTTGTCGGTATGTTTTCCATCCTTATCTTCTCCCTTAGGGTGATCCATCACGTTGGTGTCCTCCTTGTCCTTTCCATCGTCTGACACGTCATACATATCATCCATGTTGCTGTCACAGGAGGCGAAGTTACTATTGGTTGCATTTAGGGCATCTCCTTTTGCTTCATCTTCCTGTTGTGCGCTTTTTGGGTGACTTCCATTACTGGCCATTTTTCcgttttctttctcctcatttttgttcttaacTAGATTGTTGAAGATGTGGTTGAGGGGGCCACCATGTCCTGCATTTCCTGCGGTTAAGGGGGGTGGGATCATTTTGGGTGAAGGTTAACCAAACGGGGGAAGCAACTCCGCCGAAAGTGGCACTAACGCGGgttgtgtatatgtacgtagCGGGTGGGGGCGCATTATCCATTTTACCTGCTCCACTATTGCTGCTGCTTTCGTTTGGGTCTCCGCTGCTGTAGCCCTTGAAGGAGTGGCCGTCCTTAAGTACCTTCTTCACGGCGTAGGGTTTGGAAGCATCTCTGCCTTTCCTTTGACCCTCTTTCTCATCGATCCTTTCCTTATGGCCGGGGTAGAGCAGCGACTTGTTACCCTGTCCGGGGAAGTTCGAAAAGGGGTTGTTGGAGTGGCCATTCGGGGTATTGTTCAAATGGTTGGAAACATTATTGGGGGTACCATTCCACTGTGCAAACTGCCCAGACTGCCCAAACTGCCTAAACCTgctactcatttttttctcgccATGTGGATTAGCATTGCCTACTTTGTCTCCTTTGCCTACTCGGTTGCTACTCACAccatcttccttcatttgcgAACATTCACCATTGTTACTCCTCTCCTTATGGTTAGCAAATTCCTTTCTCAAcaacatatttttgtttcccttaaCTGTATTAAGGTAGTTCTTATAGTAGTCTTCAAATTCCTGTTGCAGGTTTGTTCTGTTTGTACTATTCCTCAGGTCATTATAAGGTAGAGGGTAATAATTATCTGTGACGTTGTGTAGGTAAGACGAGTTATCATTGTTAAAGGCGTCCATGTTTGCGCTTCCGTAGTTGCCATTAGGGAAGAAGTCGTTTTGAAAGAACCTACTGCTTCTATTCGAGTGAGCATTTCTTCCGTTATTTGAATAGTAAAGATTTCTTAGCTCTCTCAGAAATTCATGATTCAGTGGATCAGAATACCTGTAGTGTCTTCTTCCATAATTGTTGCAGTAAAAGTTGTcataaaaaacgaagaagaagttgGATAGTCGGGAAAATACTACAGAGGCCAGCGATAGAATTATACTAATCCTAGAAAAAGACGACATGGAAATATCgttgttcataaaattggAGTGATTGAATTGGATAATTATACTGTTTATTATATTGTTTATGTGAACAAAAAGATAGAAGAAGACAAAAATGGAGTTTGTGTTGTTGTAGGAATTGATGTAGGCGGATAAGTCTGGTCTTCGATAtcctgtttcttcttctaggAGGACCAACAATTGTTCTATTACTCTCCATGGGATATTTACTTCCATGTTTTTGTGCTCCGAATCGTTTGCATCGTTTAAACATTTCAGGTCACTTCTTCCTAATGCACTATTTCGTCGGTCGCTTGACATTTGTATCGACCTCACATTTGCCGATATGGAATTGTTATCCGATAGGAGGGCACCCTCTTCTTCATTAATGGCCACCCTGGAATTCGTCCTCATGGAGTCATTTCTGACTATCTCGTTGTTCCTTTCTATGTCGCTCAGGGGCACTATGTTCGCGTAGGAACCTCTGCCTGGATAGTTGTGCTCGTCCATCGGTCCGCCTGCGGGGAGAACAGGGTTGCATCGATTGTAGCGGTGGTGGCGATTGCACAGGTGGTGGCGATTACAAAGGTGGTGACGATTGTGGAGGTGAtacttttctcttccaccACGTTGACCGCTACGGCTACTCCCACTCGACGGGGGGGTTGTGCCCTTACCTGCGCCGTTCGTCTTCAAGTTGCTGCCCGGAAGATCCACCAAATTGTCCTGCACGCCGACATTCCCAAACAGAGCCTTGCTGCTGCTGTAcgccttcttcctcctctcctTCTGCTTCATCAAATCATCAACAATGTTTTGGTTATGGTTGTGATTGTTAGCGCCGTTTGCATTTTCGTTGGTGTCACTCAGGTCGTCTCTGCCATACTTGAGGCTGTTCCTGCTTTCTCTGTAGAACGGCCCACCGACAGGCGTTCTCCCCCCGTTATCTACTAAAAACGGTGAATACGCCCCTCCTAACCGCATgtcgtttcttcctttgaaAACCTGATTGAAGTGATTATTTATCCTGGCGTGGCTAATGCTGTTGGGGTGGTACATATAATTCCGGTGgtacaaaaaattggggTCGAAAAGgtacctcttctttttcctctttttcttttctttttccctccttcggtgctttttctccttcttggcTAGTTCATCAGAGTCATCATCGCATTCCTCGTCGTCACCCTCCTGTTCATCTTCCGTGGAGGACCCCGACGAAGAGCTACTCGAATAGTagcctttcttcttcttatgcTTATTTTTgagtttcttctttttgctatactttttcaacttaagtgcctttttcctttcctcctcatccttCATGGTCGTGTTGACTGACAGGAGGGACGACCCGGACTGGCTGCTACTGGAGGAGGAGCTGTCATCCTTACTCGAATGACTAAAATGGTACTTGCCATTTTTCTTAATCTTATTCGATACCTTCATATCcttattgtaattttttctcttcttttttaatttcttcatttttttttgttgctccTTTGTGTAGTCTTCCTCGTTTCCATTGGCATTGGTGTGGCTATTATCCGATGAGGATTCTCCTTTGCCCTCTCCTGCGTGGACCCctccaccaccatcacctCCTTTAGTACCACTTCGGCTTTGGTTCTTACCGTCTGTCCCCGTTTCCATGCACCGTTTCACGTTCACCGGATCGCTCTTCTGATCATTCGCCCCGTTGTTCACGTAGCTCTGACCGGCAAATTCGCTCGCGTTGGGGTTTATGCCGGTGGTCCTCATCGCTGCGGTAAAAATGTTCTCTCCGTTCCCCATGGCGCTTCCAAGTCCAGTTCCAAGCCCAGTTCCGAGGCCGCTTCCCATGCCGCCCCCTAGACCAGTTCCTGTCCCTGTCCCTGCCCCCGTCGCATTCGCAGCCGCAGTGGCAGCCGCCGTCGCCGCACCATAAATAATGTTCGGGTTAATATTTACCTGACTCATTATGTCATTTAGCAGGGAGCAAATATTTGTCTGGCCCATCAGGTCTCCATCCATGTTGTCATTTCTTGTTAATCTCATGTGGGTAAAGTAGAGCGGGGTGGAGGAGGCTCCCATGTTAGGGTTGGCGCTATTATTGGGCATATTAGACGCGGTTCCTCCATTTGGGGTGTTACCACTGCTGCTATTTAAGGGGACATTCGAGCTGAAGTTTATATGCAGGGGGTCCGCCATTACGCTCCCGTCGTTGCTCCTAAATATGTTTGCACTTGCACTTGCATTAGCATTGGTATTCGTATTTGTCTGGTCGGTCTTCCCATTCATAGCGTTCCCATTTTCGTCATTCGGGTTGGCagggttttcctttttcctcagCACCAAATGAATGATATGATCATTTTGTATGTTATAATCTGCAACACTTTTTTCGTTCGATAGGCACTGCCCTTGGTAGATCAACCGGATGTCCTGCTTGTCTACGCTTTTCCTTTCGGCAATGaggttttttatttcctctgcGCTGGTGTCTCCTTTTACGCTCAGTTCAAATTCCTCGTTGTCGatggtttttatttttatttttatgttaccttcttcctccatctTGCCGCGTCATGCACgaatatacgtatgtatatatttgtgtgtatattagTACGTCTGTTCGGGGCGGACGCGTCAGCAgttagggaaaataaaaaaaaaaaaaaaaaaaaagaaagggagtCGTAGCGAAGCGAGGCGTGTAGATCACTCCTGGTGCTAGCGTCGCAGCTCATACGTCCcaaggttcagggttgacCAACCGAAGATATGTATGCagtattattttcttcccacgTGGGTCCACGGGGGAAACGTATCTTCAACTGAAGGGGACAGTTGCAGTTCCCTTGCGCGCATGAAAGGGAGTATGCTCGTTGGAAGTTTctctatatatgtgctacTCAAAAACGCGCGTTTTGCTAATCATTATTTGGCATGCTCAGTTATGTTCGTATGGTATGCCGACCACGTGCGTATATTTATGTTCATGCATTTTTTCGCGCCGCTGGTGAATACGCGCTTGTGCGAGGTGAGCCCTACAAGCCTTTGCAAACGAAGCGCTGTTAGCAAAAGCAGTAATCCTATTCGCGTCACTCGGATTTTATGCCTTACCTtgcagggaaggaaggggatgtATTTGTATTCGTGCGAATGGAAAAGGCGTccttgctattttttttcttctttttattttaagtaCCTTCTATTTagcctccccttttttttttctcttttttttttgc
This genomic window contains:
- a CDS encoding S-adenosylmethionine synthase → MNHLKIKRGNFLFTSESVNEGHPDKVCDQISDAILDACLREDPESKVACEVCAKKNFIFILGEITTKARVDYDKVARDVLKHIGYDDESKGLDYKTADIKIYIDEQSPDIAQCVHENKKPELIGAGDQGIMFGYATDEAENYMPLTHHYATLLGKRLTEVRKLGILPYLGPDGKTQITIEYKNKGNFGGHMEPLRVHTILISTQHAENVKYEQLKSDLIENVVKYVIPEKMLDEETLYYLNPSGKFVLGGPAADAGLTGRKIICDTYGGWGAHGGGAFSGKDPSKVDRSAAYYLRYIAKSLVANKFCRRVLVQASYSIGIANPISLNVNSYGTASTGYTDYDLEQIILRNFDLRPGFIIEELKLKEPIFSNTSAYGHFGRSDNSFTWEKIKDLTHEKNVLKN